The Bacillota bacterium genomic interval GGCCGACCGAGACCACCTGCCTGTCGGCCGTGCTCCTCACCTCGCGCGCGCTCGATCACCCGCGCATGCTACTCCTCCCCCGGCGGCCGGTCCAGCCCGCGGCGGTCAGACCAGGCTCCTCAACCGCTCGGGGTCGGTGCCGAGGACCACGTGCCCTTCCCGGAGCAGGAGGAAGAGCGACTGGTTGGGCTTCACCCTCAGCGCCTGGCGCACCACGGGCGGCAGGACGATGCGACCCTTGGGGTCGATGCGGACTGCGACCAGCCGCGGCTCCTCCGGGGCACCGTTTCCGCTTCCAGCCGCCATGGCAGCCTTCACCCTCCCCGGTTCAGTGCAGGAGCTGCTGGGCGGGGACCACCGCCCCCCTGTAGTGCGATTCGATGAAGGCCCTCACCTCGGGCCCGACCAGCGCCCTGGCCAGCGCCTCGACGGCCGGTTTCCCCACGTCGTCCTTCCGCACCACCAGCACATTGGCGAACGGCGAGTCCGCCCTCTCAAGGTACAGGGCGCCGGGATGTTTGAGAAGCCCGGCCTTCCTGGCCTCGAGCACGTAGTTGGTGTTGATGGCCGCCAGGTCCACGTCGTCCAGGGCGCGCGGGAGGATCTCCGCCGCCAGCTCGCGGATCTGGAGATGGCGCGGGTTCTGGACGACGTCCGCGACCGTCGCGGAGGAGCCGGCCCCGGGTCGGAGCCGGATCAGGCCGGCGGACTGGAGCAGGAGGAGCGCGCGCCCGCCGTTGGTGGTGTCGTTGGGGATGGCGACGGTGGCCCCGTCCTTCAGCCCGCCCAGCGAGGTGATCCGGTTGGAGTAGAGGCCCATGGGCTCGATGTGCACCTTGGCGATGGCCACGAGGCCCCCGCCGTTGTGGCTGTTCCAGTCGTCCAGGTAGGGCAGGTGCTGGAAGTAGTTGGCGTCCAGGCTGCCGTCCTTCAAGGCGGGGTTGATCTGGGTATAGTCCGAG includes:
- a CDS encoding MetQ/NlpA family ABC transporter substrate-binding protein, yielding MEEVTVKHERNPESGRGLLRLTRRLGGALLPLALLAAACGGAGSAGTAGQAVPGSGAKAAGQAATVLKVGATAVPHGEILQQVVKPLLAKQGIRLQVVEFSDYTQINPALKDGSLDANYFQHLPYLDDWNSHNGGGLVAIAKVHIEPMGLYSNRITSLGGLKDGATVAIPNDTTNGGRALLLLQSAGLIRLRPGAGSSATVADVVQNPRHLQIRELAAEILPRALDDVDLAAINTNYVLEARKAGLLKHPGALYLERADSPFANVLVVRKDDVGKPAVEALARALVGPEVRAFIESHYRGAVVPAQQLLH
- a CDS encoding AbrB/MazE/SpoVT family DNA-binding domain-containing protein, giving the protein MAAGSGNGAPEEPRLVAVRIDPKGRIVLPPVVRQALRVKPNQSLFLLLREGHVVLGTDPERLRSLV